In a genomic window of Brettanomyces nanus chromosome 1, complete sequence:
- a CDS encoding uncharacterized protein (BUSCO:EOG093401HY), whose translation MSRLDRLVTLIETGSTPFIRNTAADQLSDLAKQHPEDIISLLSRVYPFLQNKKWETRITAARALGGIISHASQWDPNCEEEDTAVDAEAAVTDQNFEEVLAKCEGDLVTLADFSLAEVLQSGVVLLASSGVEYNLFSTEGAGADGSSKRRKSTFTTKLGLDRVKKEAAVSQQLLESQELKQEPHVKKEVKKEDTIPMQVQPTSSLPPHPHHVSARMRALAKRKAKAARSHNHRNVNVDLMKSSVSRELFHSGNLNEDEKVKKESYDVTSQAQGSKLVVESKVEISPLLEEQSKYSKYAWQFQGIYELLVRDLLSDVWEIRHGCALGLRELIKYQATGAGRVKGKSREENDYRNRRTLEDLCVRMITLFAIDRFGDYVSDTVVAPVRENAGQVLAALLLHLPDDTVLTIFDTLVTLIRQDPAELGTKVPCWEAKHGGILGLKYFVSIRTDLLFAHPELLDRTIALVLYCLSDNGDDDVQSMAAATLIPITKEFVNLRLDMVFEVLNAIWSNLSDLKDDLSASTGSVMDLLAKLCLHKKVLEKMKEYALKNEKFKFKFLVPKLYPFLRHSITNVRKSMLKTLLAFLQIDDDSVKDWIDGKTFRLIFQNLLMEQNAEVTQLSMKVYQKLLEEVGKGGHGCMDDLFQEHWLPLLKLLTTPIGVARFNYSMDTKYILRPSGSTLASSDIRLTGFNVQHMHGRKRKLTSPSENDDDEAETKRVLAGIPDSEYDLRVNIDAPVINGDLTLVSKEVLIHTRMFAATAMGLTLARYENENNLDQIWKQITHYLNDSHSTPRLLLAIVVDEYCKACDKLGKQPSQSSKTAFMPIFQEALNDPSSLPTFREFVPTLRGLRTQCLQLLGVFREIGRISSSKLPTLAVVVEGERDSGPGAFGISTAENIVGDWYKKTYKSMPALYRMSAIQPLEDTKHRISMGVAEAKTSKVSRATSILASYASCFVRLDGLPKKLNPIIRSLMDSIKTEESPQLQSRSAEAVASLIILLHERGKVGASDKMVKNLCAFLCVDTSEVPEFIPNRQYKNIVLSLKKEETKTGPAELAAAEREIHLAKIKRRGSKMALDTLLEEYKGSLFDKIPKIKSMMLDALEIFDVDEERVPTDREGQAAIDSLELIRSLVGKLDKTLYSEIFDRAHLVLKALQSSYSVFRYSASKCMGSVCATAPSIGFRTLVKSILPMLSNPVEVTQRQGAIECIYHITNLMGSDILPYVVFLIVPVMGRMSDSDQNVRILATTTFASIIKLVPLEAGIPDPADMPKELLAGREKERDFIQQMMDPSKIKPFELPVSIKATLRKYQQEGVNWLAFLNRYHLHGILCDDMGLGKTLQTICIVSSDHHLRQERFEKTGASDARKLCSLIVCPPSLTGHWEQEFAQFAPFMSVLVYAGPPVVRAQLRPKMSQYDIIVTSYDAARNDIEYIIQSEYNYLVLDEGHIIKNAHSRLTQAAKRIRAEHRLILTGTPIQNNVLELWSLFDFLMPGFLGTEKAFHDKFVKPIASSRTNKGSREQEAGALALETLHKQVLPFMLRRLKEDVLSDLPPKIIQDYYCELSSLQKQLYQDFISKQKGSVKKELGDTEKDGKQHIFQALQYMRKLCNSPALVLTPKHPQYKEVTAYLHRYNMDINDIHHAPKLMALKNLLKECGIGLSGDLSSATGSAELLQENVISQHRALIFCQMKDMLDIVENELLRKRMPSVTYMRMDGSTDPRYRQEIVKKFNSDPSIDVLLLTTKVGGLGLNLTGADTVIFVEHDWNPMNDLQAMDRAHRIGQKKVVNVYRLITKDTLEEKIMGLQKFKLNIANTVVNQQNAGLSSMDAGQLLNLFDDDANGAIKAGELGGGDNTYEGDTDNNGGNSSDKTAGGGAEKDVPNEVGLSGKLGNAVKGLGELWDESQYEEEYNLDSFIKTLK comes from the coding sequence ATGTCAAGATTAGACCGCTTGGTAACCTTAATTGAGACTGGATCGACTCCTTTTATTAGAAATACTGCTGCAGATCAACTCAGCGATCTGGCAAAGCAACATCCGGAAGATATAATCAGTCTTCTTTCTAGAGTATATCCTTTCTTACAAAACAAGAAGTGGGAAACTCGAATTACTGCTGCTAGGGCTCTTGGTGGAATCATATCACATGCTTCCCAGTGGGATCCTAACTGTGAGGAGGAGGATACGGCTGTTGATGCTGAAGCAGCAGTCACAGATCAAAACTTCGAGGAAGTACTGGCGAAATGTGAGGGAGACCTTGTCACTTTGGCCGATTTTAGCTTGGCAGAAGTATTACAATCCGGTGTTGTGTTATTGGCTAGTTCCGGAGTAGAATACAATCTTTTCAGCACTGAAGGAGCCGGTGCTGATGGTagttccaaaagaagaaagagcacGTTCACTACAAAATTGGGTTTAGATAGAGTTAAAAAAGAGGCTGCAGTGTCTCAACAATTACTGGAATCACAGGAATTGAAACAGGAACCACATGTTAAaaaggaggtgaagaaggaagatacTATACCTATGCAGGTTCAGCCTACCTCTTCTCTTCCccctcatcctcatcacGTGTCCGCTCGTATGAGAGCACTGGCCAAACGTAAAGCCAAGGCTGCTCGATCTCATAATCATAGAAACGTTAATGTGGATCTAATGAAAAGCTCAGTTTCTCGTGAACTTTTCCACAGTGGAAATCTAAATGAAGACGAGAAAGTTAAGAAGGAATCATATGACGTGACGTCTCAAGCGCAGGGTTCTAAATTGGTTGTTGAGAGTAAAGTGGAAATTTCACCACTTTTGGAAGAGCAGTCTAAATACAGCAAATATGCGTGGCAGTTCCAAGGTATATACGAACTCTTAGTAAGGGATTTGCTTAGTGACGTATGGGAGATTAGACATGGCTGCGCGCTAGGTCTCAGAGAGCTTATCAAGTACCAGGCTACAGGTGCAGGCCGGGTCAAGGGTAAGAGTAGAGAGGAAAACGATTATCGAAACAGACGCACTCTAGAGGATCTCTGCGTTAGAATGATTACCCTCTTTGCTATAGATAGATTTGGTGACTACGTTTCAGATACAGTGGTTGCCCCAGTGAGGGAAAATGCAGGCCAAGTCTTGGCTGCATTACTTCTACATCTTCCTGATGATACGGTCCTGACGATCTTCGATACCCTTGTCACTCTAATTCGACAGGATCCCGCAGAGTTGGGCACCAAAGTTCCCTGTTGGGAAGCCAAGCATGGTGGCATTCTTGGTTTgaagtattttgttagcatCAGAACCGATTTGCTTTTTGCGCATCCAGAACTTCTTGACAGAACAATAGCGCTGGTGTTATACTGTCTCTCGGATAATGGTGACGATGATGTACAAAGCATGGCAGCCGCCACGTTGATTCCTATTACAAAAGAGTTCGTCAACCTCAGGTTGGATATGGTTTTCGAAGTGCTCAATGCCATATGGAGTAACCTATCTGATTTGAAGGACGACCTTTCCGCATCCACCGGTTCTGTGATGGATCTTCTTGCAAAGCTCTGTCTCCATAAGAAagttttggaaaagatgaaggaatACGCACTCAAAAACGAGaaattcaagttcaagtttCTTGTTCCCAAGTTATATCCTTTCTTGAGACACTCCATAACCAATGTCAGGAAATCAATGTTGAAAACGCTTCTTGCTTTCTTgcaaattgatgatgattccGTAAAGGATTGGATTGACGGTAAGACGTTTAGACTAATATTCCAGAACTTGTTAATGGAGCAGAACGCTGAAGTGACTCAACTTTCGATGAAGGTGTACCAGAaattacttgaagaagttggcaAGGGTGGCCATGGGTGCATGGATGACCTATTTCAGGAACACTGGCTTCCTCTTCTAAAGCTTTTAACAACACCAATTGGTGTCGCCCGTTTCAATTACTCGATGGACACAAAATACATTCTTCGGCCTAGTGGTAGTACCCTGGCGTCTTCCGATATTCGATTGACTGGATTTAATGTTCAGCATATGCACggcagaaagagaaaattgacATCACCATCCGAAaacgatgacgacgaagCCGAAACGAAAAGAGTACTAGCAGGTATTCCCGATTCCGAGTATGACCTTAGAGTCAATATAGATGCTCCTGTTATCAACGGAGATCTTACATTGGTTAGCAAGGAAGTGTTAATTCATACAAGAATGTTTGCGGCCACCGCAATGGGTTTAACATTGGCGCGCTATGAGAACGAGAATAACCTCGATCAAATATGGAAGCAGATTACTCACTACTTAAACGATTCACATTCTACTCCGCGATTGCTTTTAGCTATTGTGGTAGATGAGTATTGTAAAGCTTGCGATAAGTTGGGTAAACAACCTTCTCAATCCTCCAAGACAGCTTTTATGCCGATTTTCCAAGAGGCTCTTAACGACCCTTCGAGTTTACCAACATTCCGTGAGTTTGTCCCCACCTTGAGAGGGTTGAGAACCCAATGTCTGCAATTGCTTGGCGTTTTCAGAGAAATTGGTAGGATTTCAAGCTCGAAGTTACCAACTCTGGCTGTTGTAGTGGAAGGTGAGAGGGACTCAGGACCAGGCGCCTTTGGTATCTCTACCGCCGAAAATATCGTTGGTGACTGGTATAAAAAAACATACAAATCGATGCCCGCGCTTTATAGGATGAGCGCTATTCAGCCACTTGAAGACACCAAGCATCGGATCAGTATGGGTGTGGCAGAGGCTAAAACCTCGAAAGTTTCTCGGGCCACCAGTATATTAGCTTCTTATGCATCGTGCTTTGTTAGATTGGATGGTTTACCTAAAAAGTTGAACCCAATTATTCGTTCGTTGATGGATAGTATTAAGACGGAAGAATCTCCCCAATTGCAATCGAGAAGTGCAGAGGCAGTTGCTTCCCTTATCATTCTATTACACGAGAGAGGAAAGGTCGGTGCATCGGATAAGATGGTGAAAAACTTATGCGCCTTTCTCTGCGTCGATACATCGGAAGTTCCTGAATTCATTCCAAACAGGCAGTACAAGAACattgttctttctttgaagaaggaggagacTAAGACCGGTCCTGCCGAATTGGCTGCTGCCGAGAGAGAAATCCATTTGGCCAAGATCAAGAGAAGGGGTAGTAAGATGGCATTGGATACattacttgaagagtaTAAAGGAAGCTTGTTTGATAAGATTCCTAAAATCAAGTCGATGATGTTGGATGCTTTGGAAATCTTTGATGTTGACGAGGAGCGGGTGCCAACCGATCGTGAGGGGCAAGCTGCTATTGATTCTCTGGAGTTGATAAGATCATTGGTTGGGAAGTTAGACAAAACATTGTACTCCGAGATCTTTGACAGAGCTCACCTTGTTTTAAAAGCATTGCAATCAAGCTACTCTGTTTTCAGATATTCTGCGTCGAAATGCATGGGCAGTGTTTGTGCCACCGCACCAAGTATCGGATTCCGAACCTTAGTTAAGAGCATATTACCTATGTTGAGCAATCCTGTGGAGGTGACCCAAAGACAGGGTGCAATTGAATGCATCTATCACATCACCAATTTGATGGGCTCAGATATTCTTCCGTATGTGGTGTTTTTAATTGTTCCGGTAATGGGTAGAATGAGCGACTCAGATCAGAACGTACGAATTCTTGCAACCACTACATTTGCCTCTATAATTAAATTGGTGCCCTTAGAGGCTGGTATTCCTGATCCTGCTGACATGCCGAAAGAATTGTTGGCCGGGagggagaaagagagagacTTTATTCAACAGATGATGGATCCATCGAAGATAAAGCCCTTCGAATTGCCAGTTAGTATCAAAGCTACCCTTCGTAAGTATCAACAGGAAGGTGTTAATTGGTTGGCATTTCTTAACAGATACCACTTGCATGGTATTTTATGTGACGATATGGGTCTTGGTAAGACATTGCAAACAATTTGCATTGTATCCAGTGACCATCATTTAAGACAGGAGAGATTTGAGAAGACGGGGGCATCTGATGCAAGAAAACTCTGTTCTTTGATTGTGTGTCCACCTTCTCTTACTGGCCACTGGGAGCAGGAATTTGCCCAATTTGCTCCATTCATGTCTGTCTTGGTATATGCAGGACCTCCTGTTGTTAGGGCCCAACTTCGTCCAAAGATGAGCCAGTACGATATCATTGTGACTTCTTATGATGCTGCAAGAAATGATATCGAATATATAATACAGTCCGAGTATAACTACTTGGTGCTGGACGAAGGAcacatcatcaaaaatgCCCATTCAAGACTTACTCAAGCGGCAAAGAGAATTCGTGCCGAGCATAGATTGATTCTAACTGGTACACCTATCCAGAATAACGTCTTGGAACTATGGTCAttgtttgatttcttgATGCCAGGATTCTTAGGGACTGAAAAGGCATTCCATGATAAGTTTGTCAAGCCGATAGCCTCCTCGAGAACCAACAAGGGTAGTAGAGAGCAAGAAGCTGGTGCTTTAGCATTAGAGACGTTGCACAAACAGGTGCTACCATTCATGCTTCGtagattgaaggaggaCGTTCTTTCGGACCTTCCTCCTAAAATCATTCAGGATTATTACTGCGAACTTTCCAGTTTACAGAAGCAGTTATATCAGGATTTCATATCGAAGCAGAAAGGTTcggtgaagaaagaattgggAGACACCGAGAAAGACGGTAAGCAACATATATTCCAGGCATTGCAATACATGAGGAAGTTGTGCAACTCTCCTGCTCTCGTATTGACACCAAAGCATCCCCAATACAAGGAAGTGACTGCGTACTTGCATCGATACAATATGGATATCAACGATATCCACCACGCTCCAAAATTAatggctttgaagaacttgttgAAAGAGTGCGGTATCGGACTGTCTGGGGACTTGTCATCGGCGACAGGATCCGCCGAGTTGCTACAGGAGAATGTTATTTCACAACATCGTGCATTGATCTTTTGTCAAATGAAGGACATGCTGGACATTGTGGAAAATGAACTCTTGAGGAAGAGAATGCCAAGTGTGACGTACATGAGAATGGACGGATCGACCGATCCTCGGTACCGACAAGAAAttgtgaagaagttcaacaGCGACCCTTCAATTGATGTCCTATTACTTACTACTAAAGTTGGAGGATTAGGATTGAACTTGACGGGTGCAGATACTGTTATATTTGTGGAACATGACTGGAATCCAATGAACGATCTACAGGCTATGGATAGAGCTCATAGAATTGGCCAGAAGAAAGTAGTCAACGTGTACCGGTTGATCACCAAGGATactttggaggagaagattatGGGATTGCAGAAATTCAAGCTGAATATTGCCAACACTGTGGTTAATCAGCAGAATGCAGGACTATCATCAATGGATGCGGGTCAATTATTAAACCTATTCGACGATGATGCCAACGGGGCCATCAAGGCTGGCGAATTAGGTGGGGGTGATAATACATACGAAGGTGATACAGATAATAACGGAGGGAACAGCTCAGATAAGACGGCAGGAGGTGGAGCGGAAAAAGATGTTCCTAATGAGGTTGGATTGTCAGGCAAACTTGGCAACGCGGTAAAGGGGCTTGGAGAATTATGGGACGAATCGCAATACGAGGAAGAGTACAATTTGGACTCGTTTATCAAGACATTGAAATGA
- a CDS encoding uncharacterized protein (BUSCO:EOG09341IA3) codes for MNQQLLGQTLNGARGIPLQQQQAVQAQAQAQAQAQAQAQAQAQAQAQAQAQAQAQAQAQAQAQAQAQAQAQAQAQAQAQAQAQAQVQAQAQVQAQAQAQAQAQAQAQAQAQAQAQAQAQAQAQAQAQNQSQNIDPNSLDGRFAHENAETWIAIGSCADTIGSVEKAVEAFSTALRYTPNNPKALTKLANVYRTRDAFAEAADLYRRALSLDQNNGETWGLLGHCYLMLDDLQSAYTAYQQALLNLQNLNAFVRVLEMDPNFEKANEIYFRLGIIYKLQGKLQKALECFNYILTMPPAPLSQSDVWFQIGSVLEQNRDYTGAKEAYERVLQTNPNHAKVLQQLGCLYSQQEAPFHDSDIALHLLRQSLELNQADAHSWYYLGRVYMSKQDYPNAYEAFQHAVNIDSRNPTFWCSIGVLYYKISQYKDALDAYTRAIRLNPYLSEVWYDLGTLYETCNNQIGDALDAYHRAASLDPNNPHIQERLIQLTKYQKEGGVLPPPPPPPQAAQQPMPQPETNTAAAIGGPGVVPPQLRQPPPPGPTGSSSTGPPLQFPGAQQLPQTAGSRVPLPPPQQPQQQQQQQQQQLQSVAPLRPVSGSAQAHLPPVQQPENGNTDSSANEQVSLPPISTNSPSPTPAARAATPTGIVAHENHKRPGESEDNDYKRQKVEVEENSSEPEPAAEKPKDKTDKKVDSPNDGLSEKPVEKLAEEASEQSVEKPVEPEASESETSETGAKKDVTSIADAAPSISPTEATDGDKESSSKETKPSIELKPLDKEEVAEIKTEKEEEEEKNKEKEKSISNGSNSSTSSSNSAEKDEAATEAPVRKIEEDEDYDD; via the exons ATGAACCAGCAACTTCTTGGCCAGACACTTAACGGTGCCCGTGGCATTCCACTCCAACAGCAGCAAGCTGTTCAGGCGCAAGCACAGGCACAGGCACAGGCTCAAGCACAAGCACAAGCTCAAGCACAAGCTCAAGCACAAGCACAAGCACAAGCTCAAGCACAAGCTCAAGCTCAAGCTCAAGCTCAGGCTCAGGCTCAGGCTCAAGCACAAGCTCAGGCTCAAGCACAAGCTCAGGCTCAAGCACAAGCTCAAGTACAAGCACAGGCACAAGTCCAAGCACAAGCACAAGCTCAGGCACAAGCTCAGGCACAAGCTCAGGCCCAAGCTCAGGCTCAAGCTCAGGCACAAGCTCAGGCCCAAGCTCAGGCTCAGGCTCAGAATCAATCTCAGAATATCGACCCAAATTCATTGGATGGTCGATTTGCTCATGAAAACGCGGAGACATGGATCGCTATTGGATCATGTGCTGATACCATTGGCAGTGTTGAAAAAGCCGTGGAAGCATTTTCAACAGCTTTGAGGTACACTCCAAACAATCCCAAAGCACTGACAAAACTTGCCAACGTATATCGTACACGTGATGCCTTTGCAGAAGCAGCTGATCTATACAGACGTGCCCTATCTCTTGATCAAAACAACGGCGAGACATGGGGATTATTAGGCCATTGCTATCTCATGTTGGACGATTTACAAAGTGCATATACTGCTTATCAGCAGGCACTTTTGAACCTTCAAAACTTGAAC GCCTTTGTTCGTGTTTTGGAGATGGACCCTAACTTCGAAAAGGCCAACGAGATCTACTTTAGGTTGGGAATCATCTACAAGCTTCAGGGAAAACTACAGAAGGCTCTTGAATGCTTTAATTATATTCTCACAATGCCCCCTGCTCCCTTGTCACAGTCTGACGTCTGGTTTCAAATTGGCTCAGTATTGGAGCAAAACAGGGATTACACTGGTGCCAAGGAGGCATACGAACGGGTCTTACAGACCAATCCTAACCATGCCAAAGTCCTCCAACAATTGGGATGCCTTTATTCACAACAGGAAGCTCCCTTCCATGACTCAGATATTGcccttcatcttctacgTCAATCTTTGGAATTGAATCAGGCTGATGCCCATTCTTGGTACTACTTGGGTCGTGTCTACATGTCAAAACAAGATTATCCAAATGCTTATGAGGCTTTCCAACATGCCGTTAACATTGATTCAAGAAACCCAACGTTCTGGTGCTCCATCGGTGTTCTCTACTACAAAATATCTCAGTACAAGGACGCCCTTGATGCATATACCAGGGCAATCAGACTCAACCCATACCTGTCAGAGGTTTGGTATGATTTGGGAACGTTGTATGAAACTTGTAACAACCAGATTGGTGACGCTCTCGATGCTTACCATCgtgctgcttctttggatccaaACAATCCCCATATTCAGGAGAGATTGATCCAACTTACCAAATACCAGAAGGAAGGAGgagttcttccaccaccaccaccaccaccacagGCCGCTCAACAACCAATGCCTCAACCAGAAACAAACACTGCTGCCGCCATTGGTGGCCCAGGCGTGGTACCACCACAGCTGCGTCAACCACCTCCACCAGGCCCTACgggatcttcttcaactggACCGCCACTTCAGTTCCCAGGCGCTCAGCAGTTGCCGCAGACTGCAGGCTCTCGAGTTCCATTGCCTCCACCTCAGCAGcctcaacagcagcagcagcaacaacaacagcaatTACAATCAGTTGCCCCACTGAGACCTGTCTCAGGTAGTGCGCAGGCACATCTCCCACCTGTTCAGCAGCCTGAAAATGGCAATACTGACAGTAGTGCCAACGAACAAGTTTCACTTCCACCTATCTCGACAAACTCTCCAAGTCCGACACCGGCGGCCAGAGCAGCTACTCCTACGGGAATTGTAGCTCATGAAAACCATAAGAGACCAGGTGAGAGTGAAGACAATGATTATAAGAGACAGAAGGTCGAAGTAGAGGAAAACAGTTCAGAGCCTGAACCTGCGGCCGAGAAGCCGAAGGATAAGACAGATAAAAAGGTTGATAGTCCAAACGACGGTCTTTCAGAGAAACCAGTCGAAAAGcttgcagaagaagcatcgGAGCAGTCTGTCGAGAAGCCTGTAGAGCCGGAAGCCAGTGAAAGCGAAACTTCTGAAACGGGTGCAAAAAAGGATGTGACATCCATTGCTGATGCGGCACCTTCAATATCTCCGACTGAGGCAACTGATGGCGATAAGGAATCCTCAAGTAAAGAGACAAAACCAAGCATTGAATTAAAACCGTTGGATAAGGAGGAAGTGGCGGAAATAAAGActgaaaaagaggaagaggaagaaaagaataaagagaaggagaaatcaaTAAGTAATGGCTCCAACTCGAGTACTAGCTCTTCGAATTCGGCCgagaaagatgaagctGCGACAGAAGCTCCAGTcagaaagattgaagaagatgaagattatgATGATTGA
- the SPE3 gene encoding putrescine aminopropyltransferase, whose protein sequence is MSELTHPMIKDGWFSEISNTMWPGQAMSLRVEKILHVEKSKYQDVLVFKSTDYGNVLVLDGAIQDTERDEFSYQEMITHLAMNSHPNPRKVLVIGGGDGGVLREILKHDTVEEAHLCDIDDAVIRVSKKYLPEMSKSYRDPKVHVHIQDGFEFLKKYQNTFDVIITDSSDPEGPAKSLFQEPYFKLLSDALTGKGVMTTQGECIWLHLPLIKEVKADCKKVFPVVEYAYCTIPTYPSGQIGFMVCCKDKTANLQKPLRTVDSETERKLYTYYNKEIHEASFVLPNFARKALEN, encoded by the coding sequence ATGTCAGAACTTACTCATCCAATGATCAAAGACGGCTGGTTCTCCGAAATCTCCAACACTATGTGGCCAGGTCAGGCAATGTCCCTTCGTGTGGAAAAAATCCTTCATGTTGAGAAATCCAAGTACCAAGATGTCTTAGTGTTCAAGTCTACCGATTATGGCAATGTCCTGGTCCTCGATGGTGCCATTCAGGATActgaaagagatgaattttCATACCAAGAAATGATCACTCATTTGGCAATGAACTCTCACCCTAATCCAAGGAAAGTTCTTGttattggtggtggtgaCGGTGGTGTCTTGAGAGAAATTCTCAAACATGACACCGTTGAGGAGGCACACCTTTGCGACATTGATGACGCCGTCATCAGGGTTTCAAAGAAGTACCTTCCGGAAATGTCCAAGTCTTACCGGGATCCTAAGGTTCACGTTCACATTCAAGATGGCTTTGAGTTTTTGAAAAAATATCAAAACACTTTTGATGTCATCATTACTGATTCGTCTGATCCAGAAGGTCCTGCAAAATCCTTGTTTCAGGAGCCTTACTTCAAGTTGCTCAGCGATGCACTTACAGGGAAAGGTGTCATGACCACCCAAGGTGAATGCATTTGGTTACATTTACCATTAATTAAGGAGGTCAAAGCCGACTGCAAGAAAGTATTTCCTGTCGTTGAATATGCCTACTGCACCATCCCAACCTATCCATCCGGACAGATTGGATTCATGGTTTGCTGTAAGGATAAAACTGCCAACCTTCAAAAGCCACTCAGAACCGTTGATTCAGAGACTGAACGAAAGCTCTACACTTACTACAACAAGGAGATTCATGAAGCTTCGTTTgttcttccaaactttgCCAGAAAAGCTTTAGAAAACTGA
- a CDS encoding uncharacterized protein (BUSCO:EOG09342YU9), producing MTFDISKIIRPNILTLEPYRCARDDFQEGILLDANENTYGPGLDRLSTTEKALNLNRYPDPHQIELKKKICAYRNSQALKPESLIKVPSGQELTADNLCLGVGSDESIDALIRASVKPGAEKVMLCPPTYGMYSICCVVNDVEIVQVPLNLDTFQIQPDKILEQLRRDPAIKLVYITSPGNPTATLIKQDLLLEVLRGIERLSWNGFLLLDEAYIDFSPIGSSMCVLVNKYKNLVVMQTFSKAFGLAGIRLGITYSTPELSSLLNAMKYPYNVSNITSSIALRATNLSSLKKMRATVDVIVEQRSLVLEQILKLKGVGRNIGGTNSNFILIELLNRQGVADNAVAREVYSKLATERQVVVRFRGNELGCKGCLRITIGTPEENRKLLEQFEQVLNEVYEKS from the coding sequence ATGACTTTTGATATCTCGAAGATTATCAGGCCGAATATCTTGACACTAGAGCCGTATAGGTGTGCCAGAGATGACTTTCAAGAGGGTATTCTTTTAGATGCCAATGAAAATACCTATGGACCGGGGCTTGATAGACTCAGTACGACCGAGAAAGCCTTGAACTTGAATCGATACCCGgatcctcatcaaattgagttgaaaaaaaaaatctgTGCGTACAGAAATTCTCAGGCATTGAAGCCTGAAAGCCTCATCAAGGTTCCTTCTGGTCAAGAGTTGACTGCAGACAATTTGTGTTTGGGAGTTGGCTCCGACGAAAGTATTGATGCACTCATCCGTGCCAGCGTTAAACCTGGAGCCGAAAAGGTGATGCTCTGTCCTCCAACGTATGGAATGTATAGTATCTGCTGCGTAGTTAACGATGTCGAAATTGTTCAAGTGCCGCTAAATCTTGATACTTTCCAAATCCAGCCTGATAAGATTCTCGAACAATTGCGCAGAGATCCGGCCATTAAACTAGTCTACATTACCTCTCCTGGTAATCCTACAGCTACTTTGATTAAGCAGGACTTGCTTCTAGAAGTGTTAAGAGGAATTGAGCGTCTCTCTTGGAATgggtttcttcttctcgatGAGGCATATATCGATTTCTCGCCCATTGGATCTTCCATGTGTGTTCTTGTCAACAAATACAAAAATTTGGTGGTTATGCAGACCTTCTCCAAAGCTTTTGGTTTGGCTGGTATCAGGTTGGGAATCACGTATTCTACGCCCGAGCTCTCGTCTTTATTGAACGCAATGAAGTATCCTTACAATGTTAGTAATATTACAAGTAGCATTGCGTTGAGAGCTACAAATTTATcgtctttgaagaaaatgagaGCCACTGTCGATGTCATTGTTGAACAGAGGTCTTTGGTTTTGGAACAAATTCTTAAGCTCAAAGGCGTGGGAAGAAATATCGGTGGAACCAATTCAAACTTCATTCTAATTGAATTGTTGAATAGGCAAGGTGTGGCGGATAATGCTGTGGCTCGTGAAGTGTACTCGAAGCTAGCTACTGAGAGGCAGGTTGTTGTCAGATTTCGTGGTAATGAATTAGGATGTAAGGGATGTCTCAGAATTACTATTGGTACTCCTGAAGAAAACAGGAAGTTGTTAGAGCAGTTTGAACAGGTTTTAAATGAAGTCTACGAAAAGTCTTAA